Proteins encoded within one genomic window of Gasterosteus aculeatus chromosome 18, fGasAcu3.hap1.1, whole genome shotgun sequence:
- the casp8ap2 gene encoding CASP8-associated protein 2, with product MDDIDTSENPGLFLPEDNEDSVDIYDGLDSPFSSNGEQLSQKASQLKESMDLYEEIVTEEQQSRETSYSELKSRFQAAQNQILELRRRVEQMQLQNTGLNSENILLKRNISALLQTARQEVARKDAEIQRLNQQSVKRHHHHQSYNNNLRDPKSTSQSSMLRPPPPPISRAPPPSCPPPPISRAPPPSCPPPPISRAPPPSCPPPPPPLPPAPSGPLPPPPPPPASSGPPPPLPASPPREAQPPSNPLQSPRKKGDPPGASSRKSSSSSSTRHSESDRHKSKHREESTDRRYRSGSDPNKDSSAPDKYRSHKADKDTGRHHDSRSCKSRNRSEHSKSPPPESAGLSDDKKGKRHRERRTDSEHSAAHGSKEGHSRVHRKIKISDGHVRSSDWKDRKKSSSNQHAEFSKERGGDKLSNDYERKDRQRLYEDKDSRKHKRCTSREREKTRSKECDLVKVDDGRKERREKTHRAVKGSAEEPKSATEKSPLEENSPNSKLWFMETLNLTLSPIKKPGPPCDANKGDLTPAEQVFAERPDDEGSQPDIDDMCVIDEVNSSELEAGLDHLAEKTRESGKDAKAVQEKDESPGDALAADQQLAGNSAQTTSAPSQNPEAAVKRRTAPLTPMPPQVSSLKATGTSRIHESELPSDSRLQDGRPPEAADGDEDASASRSEERAGSSSQKSNGGGGDAGDPVVPEPSVELMCSTPETARRKSVASAEEESLRENAAAEEADRQSERVPPPTPPQDCPLASVSLHKRDACPVQDGRKEADAVSSTISLDAVPREGLSLPEAIYVLTRTNKDGSSNDGSAAAGCIGVSKVSSTTGEPAPEKRGGLSFTPKKSFAPQKGRENKAEPSSSVPLLHDEDSMMNTLSNLKRIPDAISPLRSPIRITKRSHLHLLGKPSHVKSLQKDFSLAPADASSKKLDVNKENKYPGSPANHDAASPLDGASDPPSSLSEAELEDGEILSESEEAVAAAPAAKRAKLAQPAPNQPSPATLSRRKSEGRCATQSPKRRFKTVCPAASKASFSCTEEVMETFKAVRAEIRKKYMKLHKTFPKKSFYGVMDNFQESFLEFVDGAHFGQICDQAAELKSVLKKLIASVFGKVSNNGIVKRIFEQQAVDLKQRLWDFVDVQVDYLFMDILAALKGACKPAGGGGPTTKEKGPRRPPPKKPPQCQQTEGRSPPGGAPRAGPRAAAPYKTGLGSRGKDIRITHGEKDRNAELHCANNTNAQTVAVFLPARNGPSTPDKKSNASSLVVSQSGASLDKTDFELLTEQQASSLTFNLVRDTQMGEIFKCLLQGSDLLEAGGAAGDAASWPLGTPRKDGERLIGIATPTKFDSPSKLLSPIKFDTPSKLIATWSSISPRRASPRARGRLHLNPAVFDENCLLEVPTGSRVAAQSGAAAQLTYSILSEDLAVSLTIPSPLKSDGHLSFLQPSSVHLMSTPDSVISAHISEDALLDEEDASEQDIHLALDTDNSSCCSNSGSGEALATPFVFKPDLPMQALVMERSNDHFVVKICPAAPGADSTLIAEDSLSRTLTEDGRAETEDGRAKAVPQSTGALSDSGSTITKGSSPQRNTSDGRLSWRSQKTENPPKTTSDLHNSVLVTVPGDENASHTDEPPSQQSPSKVDSSGCRDGTSSSKTAIDNGRPDESLENDQEHQAAEHASDSQSAAAARDSELCQPEKDGKDKGKKRRKRQENSKAKRSRREEEEEQESAGEVASDCRRDDGESKSSPAPLSPNSLHAKNVIRKKGEVVMAWTREEDRAILIGLRTKGASRETFSGLSEKLNKPSEQIAHRFNQLMKLFKKQEKMDP from the exons ATGGACGACATCGACACCAGCGAAAACCCCGGTC TCTTTTTGCCTGAGGACAATGAGGATTCTGTGGATATCTATGACGGCCTGGACAGCCCTTTCAGCAGCAATGGAG AGCAATTATCACAAAAGGCATCGCAGCTGAAGGAATCAATGGACCTCTACGAAGAAATTGTCACAGAGgaacagcagagcagagagacgTCCTACTCGGAG ttGAAGTCCAGATTCCAGGCAGCTCAAAATCAAATCCTTGAGTTACGCAGGAGAGTGGAGCAGATGCAGCTGCAG AATACAGGGTTGAACAGCGAGAATATTCTTCTCAAAAGGAACATTTCTGCACTTTTACAAACCGCAAGACAGGAGGTGGCACGAAAAGATGCTGAGATTCAGAGGTTGAACCAACA GTCGGTCAAacgtcaccatcatcaccaatCTTACAACAATAATCTTCGGGATCCCAAATCTACCAGTCAGAGCTCCATGTTAAGGCCGCCTCCTCCGCCAATCTCCCGTGCTCCACcgccctcctgtcctcctccgcCAATCTCCCGTGCTCCACcgccctcctgtcctcctccgcCAATCTCCCGCGCTCCACCGCCCTCCTGTCCTCCGCCACCACCGCCGCTTCCTCCAGCTCCATCCGGTCCTCTgccaccgccgcctcctcctcctgcttcctccggtcctcctccacccctacCAGCGTCACCTCCCAGGGAGGCTCAGCCCCCCAGCAATCCTCTTCAATCCCCAAGAAAAAAAGGGGATCCGCCCGGCGCCTCCAGCAGGAAATCCAGTAGCAGTTCATCAACCCGACACAGTGAATCAGACAGACACAAGTCTAAGCACAGAGAGGAGTCGACGGACAGGAGATATAGGAGTGGTTCAGATCCCAACAAGGACAGTTCAGCTCCTGACAAGTACAGGTCTCACAAAGCGGACAAAGACACCGGGCGACATCATGACTCCAGATCGTGTAAAAGCAGGAACAGATCGGAGCATTCTAAAAGCCCTCCACCAGAGAGTGCAGGTCTCTCTGATGACAAGAAAGGGAAGAGACATCGAGAACGTAGGACAGACTCTGAACACAGTGCAGCTCACGGCTCTAAAGAGGGCCACAGCCGAGTGCACAGGAAAATCAAGATCAGCGATGGACATGTTAGAAGTTCAGACTGGAAGGACCGGAAAAAGTCCTCTTCAAATCAGCACGCTGAGTTCTccaaggagaggggaggggacaaGCTGTCAAACGATTACGAAAGGAAGGACAGGCAGCGTCTTTATGAAGATAAAGACAGCAGAAAGCACAAGAGGTGCACAAGCAGGGAACGCGAGAAAACAAGATCGAAAGAATGCGACTTGGTAAAAGTGGACgacggaaggaaggagaggcgagaaaagacacacagggccGTGAAAGGATCTGCCGAAGAACCGAAAAGCGCCACTGAGAAAAGCCCTTTGGAGGAGAATAGTCCAAACAGTAAGTTGTGGTTCATGGAAACGTTGAACCTTACCCTTTCGCCAATCAAGAAGCCAGGGCCGCCCTGCGACGCCAACAAAGGTGACCTCACACCAGCGGAACAGGTATTCGCAGAGAGGCCCGACGATGAGGGCTCACAGCCCGACATCGACGACATGTGTGTGATTGACGAAGTGAACAGCAGTGAGTTAGAAGCAGGGTTGGACCATTTGGCAGAAAAGACGCGCGAGAGCGGCAAGGATGCGAAAGCCGTCCAGGAAAAGGACGAAAGCCCGGGTGACGCTCTCGCTGCCGACCAGCAGCTCGCCGGCAATTCAGCCCAAACTACCTCAGCGCCAAGCCAAAACCCAGAGGCTGCGGTGAAACGGAGGACGGCGCCGCTCACACCGATGCCACCGCAGGTCAGTTCTCTCAAAGCAACGGGAACCTCAAGAATCCACGAGAGCGAGCTGCCATCGGACAGCCGGCTGCAAGACGGCAGACCTCCGGAAGCTGCAGACGGGGACGAAGATGCATCGGCGAGCCGCTCTGAAGAGCGCGCGGGCAGCTCTTCACAAAAGTCTAATGGCGGAGGCGGAGATGCTGGAGATCCCGTTGTGCCGGAGCCAAGCGTGGAACTGATGTGCAGTACTCCGGAAACCGCAAGACGGAAAAGTGTGGCTTCTGCCGAAGAAGAGTCGTTGCGGGAAAATGCCGCCGCTGAGGAGGCTGACCGCCAAAGTGAgcgagtgcccccccccactccgccCCAGGACTGCCCTCTCGCTTCAGTTTCCCTCCACAAGAGGGACGCCTGCCCGGTGCAGGACGGTCGCAAAGAAGCCGATGCTGTATCCAGTACGATAAGCCTCGACGCCGTTCCGCGAGAAGGGCTGAGTCTGCCTGAGGCCATTTACGTTCTGACGCGGACAAACAAGGACGGCAGCAGCAACGACGGCAGCGCGGCCGCGGGCTGCATCGGCGTGTCCAAAGTCAGCAGCACGACGGGGGAGCCGGCGCCGGAGAAGCGCGGCGGCCTGTCTTTCACGCCAAAAAAGAGCTTCGCCCCTCAAAAGGGTCGCGAGAACAAGGCGGAGCCTTCCAGCTCTGTGCCGCTGCTTCACGACGAGGACTCCATGATGAACACGCTGAGCAATCTGAAGAGAATCCCCGACGCCATCAGCCCTCTGAGGAGCCCAATACGGATCACCAAGAGGAGCCATCTCCACCTGCTCGGCAAGCCGAGTCACGTCAAGAGCCTTCAAAAAG ATTTCTCCCTCGCTCCCGCCGATGCCAGCTCGAAGAAGTTGGACgtcaacaaagaaaacaagtatCCGGGCTCTCCTGCAAACCACGACGCTGCGAGCCCGCTGGACGGGGCGTCCGACCCGCCCTCCAGTCTCTCTGAAGCCGAGCTGGAGGACGGCGAGATTCTGAGCGAGAGCGAGGAGGCGGTCGCTGCCGCTCCCGCGGCCAAGAGGGCGAAGTTAGCGCAGCCCGCCCCGAACCAACCGAGTCCTGCCACTCTGTCAAGAAGGAAATCGGAAGGGAGGTGTGCGACGCAGAGCCCAAAGAGACGCTTTAAGACGGTCTGTCCCGCGGCGAGCAAAGCCTCTTTTTCCTGCACGGAGGAAGTCATGGAGACGTTCAAGGCGGTTCGCGCCGAGATCCGAAAGAAGTACATGAAGCTCCACAAGACGTTTCCCAAGAAGAGCTTCTACGGCGTCATGGACAACTTCCAGGAGTCTTTTCTAGAGTTTGTCGACGGCGCTCATTTCGGTCAAATCTGCGATCAGGCGGCCGAGCTGAAGTCCGTCCTGAAGAAGCTGATCGCGTCCGTGTTCGGCAAAGTGTCCAACAACGGCATCGTGAAACGCATCTTTGAGCAGCAAGCGGTCGATCTGAAGCAGCGGCTGTGGGACTTTGTGGACGTCCAGGTCGACTACCTGTTTATGGACATTCTCGCCGCCCTGAAGGGCGCCTGCAAACCGGCCGGGGGCGGCGGGCCGACCACCAAAGAGAAAGGCCCGAGGAGGCCTCCGCCGAAGAAGCCGCCGCAGTgtcagcagacggaggggcGGTCGCCTCCGGGCGGCGCGCCTCGAGCCGGACCGCGCGCCGCCGCGCCGTACAAAACGGGCCTGGGAAGCCGAGGGAAGGACATCAGAATCACGCACGGGGAAAAAGACCGAAATGCCGAGCTTCATTgcgcaaacaacacaaatgcacaaaccgTAGCCGTCTTCCTCCCGGCGAGGAACGGCCCCTCCACCCCAGACAAAAAGAGTAACGCGTCGTCGCTGGTCGTCTCTCAAAGCGGCGCCTCGCTCGACAAAACCGACTTTGAGCTCCTCACGGAGCAGCAGGCCTCCAGCCTGACGTTCAACCTGGTGCGGGACACTCAGATGGGAGAAATCTTCAAGTGCCTCCTGCAGGGATCCGACCTGCTGGAAGCCGGCGGCGCAGCCGGAGACGCCGCGTCCTGGCCCCTCGGTACGCCGAGGAAGGACGGCGAGAGGCTCATCGGCATCGCCACGCCGACCAAATTCGACTCGCCGTCCAAACTGCTGTCCCCGATCAAGTTCGACACGCCCTCCAAACTCATAGCCACGTGGTCCAGCATCTCCCCCCGCAGGGCGTCCCCGCGGGCCAGAGGCCGGCTCCACCTCAATCCGGCCGTGTTCGACGAAAACTGCCTCCTGGAAGTGCCGACGGGGAGCCGAGTGGCGGCGCAGTCCGGCGCGGCCGCGCAGCTGACGTACTCCATCCTGTCCGAGGACCTGGCGGTGTCCCTCACCATCCCGTCGCCGCTCAAGTCCGACGGCCACCTGAGCTTCCTGCAGCCGTCGAGCGTGCACCTCATGTCCACCCCGGACAGCGTCATCAGCGCCCACATCAGCGAGGACGCCCtgctggacgaggaggacgcGTCGGAGCAGGACATCCACCTGGCCCTCGACACGGAcaactccagctgctgctccaacAGCGGCAGCGGCGAGGCGCTCGCCACCCCGTTCGTGTTCAAGCCCGACCTGCCCATGCAGGCGCTGGTGATGGAGCGGTCCAACGACCACTTTGTTGTGAAGATCTGCCCGGCGGCCCCCGGCGCGGACAGCACGCTCATCGCCGAGGACAGCTTGAGTCGGACGCTGACGGAGGACGGCCGCGCGGAGACGGAAGACGGACGAGCCAAAGCGGTTCCTCAGTCCACTGGTGCTCTGTCCGATAGCGGCTCAACAATAACTAAAGGTTCATCCCCTCAACGGAACACCTCAGACGGTCGTCTTTCTTGGCGTTCGCAGAAAACGGAAAATCCGCCCAAAACCACTTCAGATTTGCACAACAGCGTTCTCGTCACAGTCCCTGGCGATGAGAACGCGAGTCACACAGACGAACCGCCGAGTCAACAGAGTCCCTCAAAAGTGGACTCCTCGGGGTGTCGAGACGGGACCAGCTCCTCAAAAACGGCAATAGATAACGGCCGACCCGATGAAAGCCTTGAAAATGACCAAGAGCACCAGGCGGCGGAGCACGCCTCTGACTCCCAaagcgccgccgccgcacggGACTCTGAACTCTGCCAGCCAGAGAAAGATGGAAAGGACAAAGGCAAGAAGCGGCGGAAGCGCCAAGAGAACTCCAAAGCTAAGCGGTcacggagggaggaggaggaggagcaggagagtgCGGGGGAGGTCGCCTCCGACTGCAGGCGAGACGACGGCGAATCCAAATCCTCCCCGGCGCCTCTGTCCCCCAACAGCCTCCATGCCAAGAACGTCATCAGGAAGAAGGGCGAGGTGGTGATGGCGTGGACCAG AGAGGAAGACCGAGCCATTCTCATCGGTCTGAGGACTAAAGGGGCCTCACGGGAGACTTTCTCTGGCTTGTCAGAGAAACTCAATAAGCCGTCGGAGCAG ATCGCCCACAGATTCAACCAGCTCATGAAGCTTTTTAAGAAGCAGGAGAAGATGGACCCGTGA
- the gja10b gene encoding gap junction alpha-10 protein isoform X1, with amino-acid sequence MKMGDWNLLGSILEEVHIHSTIVGKIWLTILFIFRMLVLGVAAEDVWDDEQTEFVCNTEQPGCKTVCYDQAFPISLIRYWVLQVIFVSSPSLVYMGHALYRLRTLDKERHRKKASLKAELEGTDPVQEDHRRIERELRKLDEQKKVRKAPLRGSLLRTYVFHILTRSVVEVGFIIGQCALYGIGLSPLYKCERLPCPNSVDCFVSRPTEKNIFMVFMLVIAGVSLFLNLLEIFHLGVKKIKQSLYGYKYGDDDSVCRSKKNSTVQQACVLNNSSPQRLMQLTHMSCPRVSDAHRKPSDPQCKEGPAHRAPSCSSDESTGGRGAPGRPQYAGPRPTLSAGHMEIPAALRNPQRKHSKVSACKELSDMSDSPESDYHPTGRKCSFMSRGMSESKLASSSDSADSRSLGDVEAQHFNQGESPAVTPPPPSSGRRMSMSMILELSSIMKK; translated from the exons ATGAAGATGGGCGATTGGAACTTATTAGGGAGCATCTTAGAAGAGGTCCACATTCACTCCACCATCGTGGGAAAGATCTGGCTCAccatcctcttcatcttccgCATGCTGGTGCTCGGCGTGGCCGCCGAGGACGTGTGGGACGACGAGCAGACCGAGTTCGTCTGCAACACGGAGCAGCCCGGCTGCAAGACCGTCTGCTACGACCAGGCTTTCCCCATCTCCCTCATCCGCTACTGGGTGCTGCAGGTCATCTTCGTGTCCTCCCCGTCCCTGGTCTACATGGGCCACGCGCTGTACCGCCTGAGGACCCTGGATAAGGAGAGGCACAGGAAGAAGGCCTCCCTAAAAGCCGAGCTGGAGGGGACGGACCCCGTCCAGGAGGACCACCGTAGGATCGAGCGGGAGCTCAGGAAGCTGGACGAGCAGAAGAAGGTGAGGAAGGCGCCCCTCAGGGGCTCGCTGCTGCGCACCTACGTTTTCCACATCCTGACCAGGTCCGTCGTGGAGGTGGGCTTCATCATTGGCCAGTGCGCTCTGTACGGCATCGGGCTGTCTCCCCTCTACAAATGCGAGCGGTTGCCTTGCCCCAACAGCGTGGATTGTTTCGTGTCGCGGCCGAcggagaagaacattttcatgGTTTTCATGCTGGTCATCGCCGGGGTCTCTTTGTTCCTCAACCTCCTGGAGATCTTCCACCTGGGGGTGAAGAAGATCAAACAGAGCCTGTACGGATACAAATACGGGGACGACGACAGCGTGTGCAGGTCGAAGAAGAACTCCACGGTGCAGCAGGCGTGCGTGCTCAACAACTCCTCGCCGCAGAGGCTGATGCAGCTCACGCACATGTCCTGCCCCCGGGTGTCGGACGCTCACAGGAAGCCTTCGGACCCCCAGTGCAAGGAGGGCCCGGCCCACCGGGCGCCCTCGTGCAGCAGCGACGAGTCCACCGGAGGCCGAGGAGCCCCGGGCCGGCCGCAGTACGCGGGGCCCCGGCCCACCCTGAGTGCCGGCCACATGGAGATCCCGGCTGCCCTGAGGAACCCGCAGAGGAAGCACAGCAAGGTGAGCGCCTGCAAGGAGCTGAGCGACATGAGCGATTCGCCCGAGAGCGACTACCACCCCACGGGCAGGAAGTGCAGCTTCATGTCCCGCGGGATGTCGGAGAGCAAGCTGGCCTCCTCGTCCGACAGCGCCGACTCCCGCAGCTTAGGGGACGTCGAGGCCCAGCACTTCAACCAGGGGGAGAGTCCGGCGGTGACACCGCCACCTCCGTCGAGCGGGAGGAGGATGTCCATG agcATGATATTGGAGCTGTC
- the gja10b gene encoding gap junction alpha-10 protein isoform X2 — MKMGDWNLLGSILEEVHIHSTIVGKIWLTILFIFRMLVLGVAAEDVWDDEQTEFVCNTEQPGCKTVCYDQAFPISLIRYWVLQVIFVSSPSLVYMGHALYRLRTLDKERHRKKASLKAELEGTDPVQEDHRRIERELRKLDEQKKVRKAPLRGSLLRTYVFHILTRSVVEVGFIIGQCALYGIGLSPLYKCERLPCPNSVDCFVSRPTEKNIFMVFMLVIAGVSLFLNLLEIFHLGVKKIKQSLYGYKYGDDDSVCRSKKNSTVQQACVLNNSSPQRLMQLTHMSCPRVSDAHRKPSDPQCKEGPAHRAPSCSSDESTGGRGAPGRPQYAGPRPTLSAGHMEIPAALRNPQRKHSKSMILELSSIMKK, encoded by the exons ATGAAGATGGGCGATTGGAACTTATTAGGGAGCATCTTAGAAGAGGTCCACATTCACTCCACCATCGTGGGAAAGATCTGGCTCAccatcctcttcatcttccgCATGCTGGTGCTCGGCGTGGCCGCCGAGGACGTGTGGGACGACGAGCAGACCGAGTTCGTCTGCAACACGGAGCAGCCCGGCTGCAAGACCGTCTGCTACGACCAGGCTTTCCCCATCTCCCTCATCCGCTACTGGGTGCTGCAGGTCATCTTCGTGTCCTCCCCGTCCCTGGTCTACATGGGCCACGCGCTGTACCGCCTGAGGACCCTGGATAAGGAGAGGCACAGGAAGAAGGCCTCCCTAAAAGCCGAGCTGGAGGGGACGGACCCCGTCCAGGAGGACCACCGTAGGATCGAGCGGGAGCTCAGGAAGCTGGACGAGCAGAAGAAGGTGAGGAAGGCGCCCCTCAGGGGCTCGCTGCTGCGCACCTACGTTTTCCACATCCTGACCAGGTCCGTCGTGGAGGTGGGCTTCATCATTGGCCAGTGCGCTCTGTACGGCATCGGGCTGTCTCCCCTCTACAAATGCGAGCGGTTGCCTTGCCCCAACAGCGTGGATTGTTTCGTGTCGCGGCCGAcggagaagaacattttcatgGTTTTCATGCTGGTCATCGCCGGGGTCTCTTTGTTCCTCAACCTCCTGGAGATCTTCCACCTGGGGGTGAAGAAGATCAAACAGAGCCTGTACGGATACAAATACGGGGACGACGACAGCGTGTGCAGGTCGAAGAAGAACTCCACGGTGCAGCAGGCGTGCGTGCTCAACAACTCCTCGCCGCAGAGGCTGATGCAGCTCACGCACATGTCCTGCCCCCGGGTGTCGGACGCTCACAGGAAGCCTTCGGACCCCCAGTGCAAGGAGGGCCCGGCCCACCGGGCGCCCTCGTGCAGCAGCGACGAGTCCACCGGAGGCCGAGGAGCCCCGGGCCGGCCGCAGTACGCGGGGCCCCGGCCCACCCTGAGTGCCGGCCACATGGAGATCCCGGCTGCCCTGAGGAACCCGCAGAGGAAGCACAGCAAG agcATGATATTGGAGCTGTC